A window of Apodemus sylvaticus chromosome 9, mApoSyl1.1, whole genome shotgun sequence contains these coding sequences:
- the LOC127692158 gene encoding 60S ribosomal protein L21-like, translated as MMNTKGKRRGTRYMFSRPFRKHGIVPLATYMRIYKGDIVDIKGMGTVQKGMPHKCYHGKTGRVYNVTQHAVGIIVNKQVKGKILAKRINVRIEHIKHSKSRDSFLKWVKENDQKKKEAREKGTWVQLKRQPAPPREAHFVRTNRKEPELLEPIPYKFMA; from the coding sequence ATGATGAAcacaaagggaaagaggagaggcacCCGGTACATGTTCTCTAGGCCTTTTAGGAAACATGGAATTGTTCCTTTGGCCACATACATGCGAATCTACAAGGGTGATATTGTAGACATCAAGGGAATGGGCACTGTTCAAAAAGGAATGCCCCATAAGTGTTACCACGGCAAAACCGGAAGAGTCTACAATGTCACCCAGCATGCTGTGGGCATCATTGTAAACAAGCAAGTTAAGGGCAAGATTCTGGCCAAGAGGATCAATGTGCGGATTGAGCACATCAAGCACTCGAAGAGCAGAGACAGTTTCCTGAAGTGGGTGAAAGAGAATGATCAGAAGAAAAAGGAGGCCAGAGAAAAGGGCACCTGGGTTCAGCTGAAGCGCCAGCCTGCACCACCCAGAGAAGCCCACTTTGTGAGGACTAACAGGAAGGAGCCCGAGCTGCTGGAGCCCATCCCATACAAATTCATGGCCTGA